A stretch of Methanobrevibacter sp. YE315 DNA encodes these proteins:
- a CDS encoding methanogenesis marker 3 protein, giving the protein MLIKINGEEMDVADASTIQDVIDETDAPYTPGSIVCLIKGKKELEKNISKYKIKTNKGSIIIQLDESEEAKPLIDVWKNQYSQFIDLDIRWSTPTEVAIGPIVTDLEPTSDEYKYYEGDVVLSLSSFSNESTHLIMLKGNTTNVYSVPPYNKGIFARVIGGRKTLENLTDDDKVTGIEPIIERSTTTDSYSVSDLSTVLEEGNELYTYISFEIDESSPVCVEHLFSLVKDRRIKVSFDSESFIGFYDLQGIDKPKEHTTQRTRGTITVRNDGVGVGKLFIYRENRVLSPNHTTVGRIVNGMEIIDIAKENDFVTVKSEQQRLMLLNKTQKEATEMLSAVGVEHLIDGLIDDDAIIVEQNPKHTIDILKEGNVITKAVKKEELCTIKFVDNAPRSVRYFKFLSGLLENPVGKIKVHFAVPGMHIVIFEGDKKLAKGLIPENNPVDNVIRGQIGITNMASKSAGLIGIRFEDNTEFGPTAESFEATNIIGDITSDYDHLEKLKEGVVVYVTESNHES; this is encoded by the coding sequence ATGTTAATTAAAATTAATGGAGAAGAAATGGATGTAGCAGATGCTTCAACAATCCAAGACGTGATTGATGAAACTGATGCTCCATATACTCCTGGCAGTATTGTCTGTCTAATTAAGGGTAAAAAGGAACTGGAGAAAAATATTAGCAAATATAAAATCAAAACTAATAAAGGTTCCATTATTATCCAATTAGATGAATCTGAGGAAGCAAAGCCGCTTATTGATGTTTGGAAAAATCAATATAGTCAATTCATTGATTTGGACATCAGGTGGTCTACTCCTACTGAGGTCGCTATTGGTCCAATAGTGACTGATTTGGAACCAACTTCCGACGAATACAAATACTATGAAGGAGATGTAGTTTTAAGTTTGTCTAGTTTTAGTAATGAGTCTACTCATTTAATAATGCTTAAAGGGAATACAACTAATGTTTATAGTGTGCCTCCTTATAATAAGGGTATTTTTGCCCGTGTCATTGGTGGTAGGAAAACTTTAGAGAACTTAACTGATGATGATAAGGTTACGGGCATTGAGCCAATCATCGAAAGAAGCACAACAACAGACAGTTATTCAGTATCCGATTTAAGCACTGTTCTGGAAGAAGGAAATGAGCTGTACACTTATATTTCCTTTGAAATAGATGAAAGTTCACCTGTCTGTGTTGAACACTTATTCTCACTTGTAAAGGATAGGAGAATTAAAGTCTCTTTTGATAGCGAATCATTTATAGGCTTTTATGACCTGCAGGGTATTGATAAGCCAAAAGAACACACCACTCAAAGGACTAGGGGAACAATAACCGTAAGAAACGATGGTGTGGGTGTTGGAAAACTGTTTATCTATCGTGAAAATAGAGTATTGTCTCCGAATCACACTACTGTAGGTAGAATTGTCAACGGTATGGAAATAATTGATATTGCAAAAGAAAATGACTTTGTAACAGTAAAATCCGAACAGCAAAGATTAATGTTGTTAAATAAAACTCAAAAAGAAGCTACTGAAATGTTGTCAGCAGTTGGTGTTGAACATCTCATCGATGGATTGATTGATGATGATGCGATAATCGTTGAACAGAATCCTAAACATACAATTGATATCCTAAAAGAAGGAAATGTAATTACTAAAGCTGTTAAGAAAGAGGAGTTATGTACAATTAAGTTTGTCGATAACGCACCTAGATCTGTAAGGTACTTTAAATTTTTATCAGGTCTTTTAGAAAATCCTGTTGGCAAAATTAAAGTTCATTTTGCAGTTCCTGGAATGCACATTGTTATTTTTGAAGGGGATAAGAAGTTAGCTAAAGGTTTAATTCCTGAAAATAACCCAGTTGATAATGTTATTAGAGGTCAAATTGGTATTACAAATATGGCTTCAAAAAGCGCTGGTCTGATTGGTATTAGATTTGAGGATAATACAGAATTTGGACCAACTGCTGAAAGTTTTGAAGCAACAAATATTATTGGGGATATCACTTCTGATTATGACCATCTTGAAAAATTAAAAGAGGGAGTTGTAGTATATGTCACAGAATCTAACCATGAGTCCTGA
- the mtnA gene encoding S-methyl-5-thioribose-1-phosphate isomerase: MKTLEWEDNKLKLIDQTKLPDELTYVYCDNYQDVITAIKDMIVRGAPAIGVSAGFAMALADMEGVDLEKAAEEIKAARPTAVNLFWAVDRVLNSENALTEALKMYEEDMATNRAIGKFGAEVIDEGDTILTHCNAGALACVDYGTALGVIRAAHEQGKNINVICDETRPRGQGASLSVWEMQQENIPVKLIPDVASGFLMSQGKIDKVVIGADRIARGGVVNKVGSFMVALAAKYHDIPFYVAAPYSTFDNEIDIYDTVIEERDGDEVRYYGGARICPEGTEVINPAFDITPKELITGIITEKGIIDPI; this comes from the coding sequence ATGAAAACACTTGAATGGGAAGATAACAAATTAAAGCTTATTGATCAAACAAAACTTCCTGATGAATTGACCTATGTTTATTGTGATAATTATCAGGATGTTATTACTGCAATTAAGGACATGATTGTTCGTGGCGCTCCAGCTATTGGAGTATCTGCTGGCTTTGCAATGGCATTAGCAGATATGGAAGGTGTTGACTTGGAAAAAGCAGCTGAAGAAATTAAGGCTGCAAGGCCAACTGCCGTAAACCTATTTTGGGCAGTGGATAGGGTTCTTAATAGTGAAAATGCTTTAACTGAAGCCTTAAAAATGTATGAAGAAGATATGGCCACCAATAGGGCTATTGGAAAATTCGGTGCTGAAGTCATTGATGAAGGCGATACTATCCTAACCCACTGCAATGCAGGCGCTCTTGCATGCGTTGACTATGGAACCGCATTGGGTGTAATCAGGGCAGCACATGAACAAGGCAAAAACATTAATGTAATCTGTGATGAAACCCGTCCGCGCGGACAGGGAGCCAGCCTAAGCGTTTGGGAAATGCAGCAGGAAAACATTCCAGTTAAATTGATACCTGATGTTGCATCAGGATTTTTAATGTCACAGGGCAAGATTGACAAGGTTGTCATCGGTGCTGATAGAATCGCCCGAGGCGGTGTTGTAAATAAGGTCGGATCTTTCATGGTTGCTTTAGCCGCTAAATATCATGATATTCCATTTTATGTAGCAGCTCCATACTCCACTTTTGACAATGAAATCGATATTTATGATACTGTCATAGAAGAAAGGGATGGTGATGAAGTAAGGTATTATGGAGGGGCAAGAATCTGTCCTGAAGGAACCGAAGTCATAAATCCTGCATTTGATATAACTCCAAAAGAGCTGATTACAGGAATTATTACTGAAAAGGGAATAATTGATCCGATTTAG
- a CDS encoding methanogenesis marker 15 protein: protein MVKIALVSCGTEYSGIQKEIEKAANKFGAEIVLPEIDLDYIDESYEKFGFSAQSSSLKLMIARAMAIVEGRSKPDAVFIATCFRCAEAALVRNEVRRFIQNNTRIPVVTYSFTERTKADELFIRMEALATTVTRRNILAREKQEGLTLGLDSGSTTTKAVLMENNQVIGTGWTATKDIIESAKTAAAEAFSNTDYGWDDVDGIGTTGYGRFTMGQEFNAELIQEELSVNAKGAVYLADCQKGEATVLDIGGMDNKVITVNNGIPDNFTMGGICAGASGRFLDMTSRRLDVDITELGPLAVQGDWRKAMLNSYCIVFGIQDLVTTLAAGGSKADVAAAACHSVSEQVYEQQLQEIDIREPLIQVGGTSLISGLVEAVSETLGGIEVIVPEYSQHIGAVGAALLVSGMGHRQDNK, encoded by the coding sequence ATGGTTAAAATTGCTTTAGTTTCATGTGGAACAGAATATAGTGGAATTCAAAAGGAAATTGAAAAAGCGGCAAATAAGTTCGGTGCTGAAATTGTTCTTCCTGAAATTGATTTGGATTACATTGATGAGTCTTATGAGAAATTTGGATTTTCAGCTCAAAGTTCAAGTTTGAAATTAATGATTGCAAGAGCTATGGCTATTGTTGAAGGCAGATCCAAACCGGATGCAGTATTTATTGCAACCTGTTTTAGATGTGCTGAAGCAGCATTAGTTAGAAATGAAGTCAGGAGATTTATCCAAAACAATACACGTATTCCTGTAGTTACTTATTCATTTACTGAAAGAACAAAAGCAGATGAACTGTTCATCCGTATGGAAGCATTGGCTACTACTGTAACTCGTAGAAACATTCTTGCTCGTGAAAAACAAGAAGGACTTACTCTTGGTTTAGACTCAGGTTCAACCACTACAAAAGCTGTACTTATGGAAAACAACCAAGTTATTGGTACCGGATGGACAGCTACTAAGGACATCATTGAATCTGCAAAAACAGCTGCTGCTGAAGCATTTTCAAATACTGATTATGGATGGGATGATGTAGACGGTATTGGAACTACTGGTTATGGTAGATTCACTATGGGTCAGGAATTTAATGCAGAACTCATTCAGGAAGAATTGTCCGTTAACGCAAAAGGTGCAGTATATTTGGCTGATTGCCAAAAAGGCGAAGCTACAGTATTGGATATTGGTGGTATGGATAACAAGGTTATTACCGTTAACAACGGTATTCCGGATAACTTTACCATGGGTGGTATCTGTGCAGGTGCATCCGGAAGATTCTTGGATATGACTTCCCGCAGATTGGATGTGGATATTACAGAACTCGGTCCGTTAGCTGTGCAAGGTGACTGGAGAAAAGCTATGTTGAATTCATACTGTATCGTATTTGGTATTCAAGACCTCGTTACCACACTTGCGGCAGGGGGTTCTAAAGCTGATGTTGCTGCTGCAGCATGTCACTCCGTTTCTGAACAAGTTTATGAACAACAATTGCAAGAAATTGACATTCGTGAACCTTTAATCCAAGTGGGAGGAACTAGTTTAATTTCAGGTCTTGTAGAAGCAGTAAGTGAAACTTTAGGTGGAATTGAAGTTATTGTTCCTGAATATTCCCAACACATTGGTGCTGTAGGAGCAGCCCTTTTGGTTTCTGGAATGGGACACAGACAAGATAATAAATAA
- a CDS encoding methanogenesis marker 6 protein, which translates to MSQNLTMSPDLGKEDWDPDVITRMIFIGPGAHVSEQQIVSEFHMLGLPLTIKNTCYGSMISGKSEHVYKAIEEIRKLDPNHIFTKERGFAPGDPRRCRGHRFGPREGFHQMEKEYRILGFVSEALENPKEVELEEKKPVSVDEFKKIMNECLENKE; encoded by the coding sequence ATGTCACAGAATCTAACCATGAGTCCTGATTTGGGTAAAGAAGATTGGGATCCTGATGTAATTACTCGTATGATTTTTATTGGGCCGGGAGCTCATGTAAGTGAACAGCAAATAGTCAGTGAGTTTCATATGCTTGGCTTACCGCTTACCATTAAAAATACTTGCTATGGTTCTATGATTAGCGGCAAAAGCGAGCATGTTTACAAAGCTATTGAGGAGATTAGAAAACTAGATCCAAATCACATTTTCACTAAAGAAAGAGGATTTGCTCCAGGTGACCCTAGGAGATGTAGAGGTCATAGGTTTGGTCCTAGAGAAGGTTTCCATCAAATGGAAAAGGAATATAGAATACTTGGTTTTGTTTCTGAGGCTTTAGAGAATCCTAAAGAAGTCGAATTGGAAGAGAAAAAACCAGTTAGCGTTGACGAATTTAAAAAAATCATGAATGAATGTTTAGAAAATAAAGAGTAG
- a CDS encoding thermonuclease family protein has protein sequence MEFNKKHIISLLIILIIGLGVISIASAYTGTGFSHNIPFSKYHDLSNSEILNKYEDTDCHIERYGVCTQVVDGDTIYLDSGEKVRFVGVNTPERGVEGYIASKNFVQKFCLNKKIGLDVDDSKHSDKYGRTLAVVIVDGKNLNEMLLKEGLAEVMYIPPSEFYPFNWAGDSTHIPNSHTTYSNTQTDSDSGSGDSGSYIGNSNSGKFHKNTCKWGQKTAEHNRVYFNSRNDAISQGYQPCKVCNP, from the coding sequence ATGGAATTTAATAAAAAACATATTATTTCTTTACTAATTATTCTGATTATAGGACTTGGAGTGATATCCATAGCCAGTGCATATACAGGAACCGGCTTTTCACACAACATTCCATTTTCAAAATACCATGATTTGTCCAATTCAGAAATCTTAAACAAATACGAAGATACGGACTGCCATATTGAAAGATACGGCGTTTGCACACAAGTTGTTGACGGAGATACAATCTATCTGGATAGTGGTGAAAAAGTACGTTTTGTTGGAGTGAATACACCTGAACGGGGAGTTGAAGGATATATCGCTTCAAAAAACTTTGTTCAGAAATTCTGCTTAAATAAAAAAATCGGATTGGATGTTGATGATTCAAAACACAGCGACAAATACGGACGAACATTGGCTGTCGTTATTGTTGATGGAAAAAACCTAAATGAGATGCTTTTAAAAGAGGGCCTTGCAGAAGTAATGTACATACCTCCAAGCGAATTCTATCCATTTAACTGGGCAGGCGATTCAACCCACATCCCAAACTCACATACCACTTATTCAAATACTCAAACCGACAGCGATTCTGGATCCGGCGATTCAGGAAGTTATATCGGCAACTCCAACTCTGGAAAATTCCATAAGAACACATGCAAATGGGGTCAAAAAACAGCGGAGCACAACAGAGTATACTTTAACAGCAGAAATGATGCGATAAGCCAAGGATATCAGCCGTGCAAAGTCTGCAATCCATAA
- a CDS encoding methanogenesis marker 5 protein: MVKIAIYPPNSLILADLLERKGHTPLVLQKQIRQKIKDPEIDSPPMNITEDDPIKGLKYAAIEVPSGVRGRMAIIGPLIDEAEAAILVDGAPYGFGCIGCARTNELSIFLLRTKGIPVLELNYPTNQDETYVMLNDINEFVDSLEETGEEE; encoded by the coding sequence ATGGTTAAAATAGCTATTTATCCTCCAAATTCATTAATATTGGCAGATTTACTTGAGAGAAAAGGTCATACTCCTTTAGTTCTTCAAAAACAAATTAGACAAAAGATTAAAGATCCGGAGATTGATTCTCCTCCAATGAATATTACAGAAGATGATCCAATTAAAGGACTTAAATATGCAGCTATTGAGGTTCCTTCTGGTGTTCGTGGTAGAATGGCAATTATTGGCCCTCTTATAGACGAAGCAGAAGCAGCAATCCTTGTTGATGGTGCACCATATGGTTTTGGTTGTATCGGTTGTGCAAGAACTAATGAACTATCAATATTTTTGCTTAGAACAAAAGGCATCCCTGTTTTGGAGCTTAATTATCCTACCAATCAGGATGAAACTTATGTCATGTTAAATGATATTAACGAATTTGTAGATTCTCTTGAAGAAACTGGCGAGGAGGAATAA
- a CDS encoding radical SAM protein, producing MNEHKGSRFAHITRAHPCFNEKMHDKVGRAHVPVAPKCNIFCNFCTRDINNEEDRPGVTSCIMKPDDAITHINDVTADGPIAVVGVAGPGDSLANEETFEFFEKLATEQPDLIKCMSTNGLLLPKYADKLAELGVNSVTVTINAVDPAIAENIYSFIKYEGKVYKGREAVEILIKNQLEGVEKAAANGLVVKVNSVLIPGVNDEHIVEIAREVEKRGAAMMNVLPLIPLGKMKDLERPDCMMMEKVREEVEEIIPVFRACTQCRADAYGIPGKKSEDHHLGMTPQSHY from the coding sequence ATGAATGAACATAAAGGTTCAAGATTCGCACATATTACAAGAGCACATCCATGTTTTAATGAAAAAATGCATGATAAAGTCGGAAGAGCACACGTACCAGTTGCACCAAAATGTAATATCTTTTGTAACTTCTGTACAAGGGATATTAACAATGAAGAAGACAGACCTGGTGTTACAAGCTGCATAATGAAACCTGATGATGCAATTACTCACATTAATGATGTTACTGCAGATGGTCCTATTGCCGTTGTAGGAGTAGCCGGTCCCGGTGATTCACTTGCCAATGAAGAAACATTTGAATTCTTTGAAAAATTAGCCACTGAACAGCCGGATTTAATAAAATGTATGAGTACTAATGGTCTTTTACTACCAAAGTATGCTGATAAGCTTGCAGAACTTGGAGTAAATTCCGTTACCGTAACCATCAATGCAGTTGATCCTGCAATCGCTGAAAATATCTATTCTTTCATCAAATACGAAGGAAAAGTTTACAAAGGCAGGGAAGCTGTTGAAATCTTAATCAAAAATCAATTGGAAGGTGTTGAAAAGGCAGCTGCTAATGGTCTGGTTGTTAAAGTTAACTCAGTTTTAATTCCGGGCGTAAACGATGAGCATATTGTTGAAATTGCCCGTGAAGTTGAAAAACGTGGAGCGGCCATGATGAATGTATTGCCTTTAATTCCATTGGGAAAAATGAAAGACTTGGAAAGGCCTGACTGTATGATGATGGAAAAGGTCAGGGAAGAAGTTGAAGAGATTATTCCAGTATTCAGGGCATGCACCCAATGCAGGGCGGACGCTTACGGAATACCTGGTAAAAAAAGCGAAGATCATCATTTAGGAATGACACCACAAAGTCATTACTAA
- a CDS encoding methanogenesis marker 17 protein, which yields MLVECYDERGAEVYEIIIKQIFQDLVLGASVDDLKAYVNPDDPVFVLAIKMRKTSTAVKFEDVANLSYDKANDKTMILIDNENYLPNILKILWMEFSRDEIYQPNRYQLELNGDHTDLKSVVVDDPHSNLQRRIYDAIFRILPEGFKIIKDLSTEDIVTVVATDELIKDEWIEKAHEYIDELNNGK from the coding sequence ATGTTAGTTGAATGCTATGATGAAAGAGGTGCAGAAGTTTATGAAATCATCATCAAACAGATCTTTCAGGATTTAGTTTTGGGAGCTTCCGTTGATGATTTGAAAGCTTATGTTAATCCAGATGACCCTGTATTTGTTTTAGCTATTAAAATGAGAAAGACTTCTACTGCAGTTAAATTTGAGGATGTAGCTAATTTGTCCTATGATAAGGCCAACGATAAAACTATGATTTTGATTGATAATGAGAACTATCTTCCAAACATCCTAAAGATATTATGGATGGAATTTTCAAGGGATGAAATCTATCAGCCTAATAGGTATCAGCTTGAACTTAATGGGGACCATACAGATTTAAAATCAGTCGTTGTTGATGACCCTCATTCTAATTTGCAAAGGCGTATTTACGATGCAATCTTTAGAATATTGCCGGAAGGCTTTAAAATTATTAAAGATTTGTCTACTGAAGATATTGTAACTGTTGTAGCTACTGACGAGTTAATTAAAGATGAATGGATTGAAAAAGCTCATGAGTATATTGACGAATTGAACAACGGCAAATAG
- a CDS encoding methanogenesis marker 2 protein: protein MDFKNLVREIQEFKGVSRKSSIDNVISLLKESYNVSGNVVIDIGDDASAIDIGNNQVMLIAADGIWGDIMNVNPYWAGYCSVLVNVNDIAAMGGKPLAMVNIMSISNDDIYEDLLNGIKDGCLKFGVPMVGGHLHPDAEVDSLGVAIVGIAQKDKIITSFGAEVGDKVIVAIDLDGKPHEMFSLNWDTTYDKDAQIVRDQITAVQYLAEHDYIKSGKDISNPGILGTLEMLLETSNKGAVVNLEDIPRNENVEWVDWLRSYPGSGFVFTASEEYCDYIKEYLSRYSIEANVVGEVTDSNSLLLNYKDEQAEVFNQDRNPVFIFR from the coding sequence TTGGATTTTAAAAATCTTGTTCGTGAAATTCAGGAATTTAAAGGAGTATCACGCAAAAGCTCCATTGACAATGTGATTTCCCTTTTAAAGGAATCATATAATGTTTCAGGCAATGTCGTCATAGACATTGGTGATGATGCTTCAGCTATTGACATTGGAAATAATCAGGTAATGCTTATCGCCGCAGATGGAATCTGGGGAGACATCATGAATGTAAACCCTTACTGGGCAGGATACTGCTCTGTTCTTGTAAATGTAAATGATATTGCGGCAATGGGTGGAAAACCATTAGCAATGGTAAATATAATGTCAATAAGCAATGACGATATTTATGAAGATTTATTAAACGGAATCAAAGACGGATGTTTGAAATTCGGCGTTCCGATGGTTGGGGGACATCTGCATCCGGATGCTGAAGTCGATTCTTTGGGTGTGGCCATTGTTGGAATAGCCCAAAAGGACAAAATCATAACTAGCTTCGGGGCGGAAGTTGGAGACAAAGTCATTGTAGCTATTGATTTGGATGGAAAACCTCATGAGATGTTCAGCCTGAATTGGGATACAACATATGATAAAGATGCACAAATCGTACGCGACCAGATTACTGCAGTCCAATACCTTGCAGAACATGATTATATAAAATCCGGAAAGGACATTTCAAATCCGGGAATTTTAGGAACATTGGAAATGCTGCTTGAAACATCTAACAAAGGTGCGGTAGTTAATCTTGAGGATATTCCAAGAAATGAAAATGTTGAATGGGTTGATTGGCTTAGATCTTATCCGGGCTCAGGTTTTGTTTTCACAGCTTCAGAAGAATACTGTGATTACATTAAGGAATACCTTTCAAGATATTCAATTGAGGCCAATGTTGTCGGAGAGGTAACAGATTCCAATTCACTTTTATTAAATTATAAAGATGAACAGGCGGAAGTATTCAATCAAGACAGAAATCCGGTATTTATCTTTAGATAA
- a CDS encoding manganese-dependent inorganic pyrophosphatase encodes MVKTYVFGHKSPDSDSITSSLVMANLENELGNTDAKAYRLGGINKETEFILNYLDIEAPELLDAVEDDANVILVDHNSPAESVDNLENAKILKVVDHHKLALETSYPLFLRFEPVGCTETILCKLYEENGVEITKEIATLMLSAIISDTLLLKSPTTTEDDKVAVEKLAKIAEIDYEEYGLEMLKAGTDLSDFSIEEILSLDAKQIDFKDVKSIVNQVNTADIDEVMEMKEELEEEMNRIIDEENLDLFMLLITDIVNSNSQVIVLGEQSSLVEKAYDVELEDNTVLLVGVVSRKKQVVPIMTDNA; translated from the coding sequence ATGGTTAAAACTTATGTTTTTGGACATAAAAGTCCCGATAGTGATTCAATTACTTCTAGTTTAGTAATGGCTAACTTGGAAAATGAATTAGGAAATACTGATGCTAAAGCCTATAGGTTAGGAGGCATCAATAAGGAAACTGAATTTATTTTAAATTATTTGGATATTGAAGCACCAGAACTTTTAGATGCTGTTGAAGATGATGCAAATGTTATTTTGGTAGACCACAATTCCCCTGCAGAATCTGTGGATAACCTAGAGAATGCAAAAATATTGAAAGTCGTAGATCACCATAAACTAGCTTTAGAAACTTCATATCCTTTATTTTTAAGATTTGAACCGGTAGGCTGTACTGAAACTATTTTATGCAAATTATATGAAGAAAACGGTGTAGAAATTACAAAAGAAATAGCTACATTAATGTTATCTGCTATTATCTCTGACACTTTGCTTTTGAAATCTCCAACTACCACTGAAGACGACAAAGTTGCAGTTGAAAAACTTGCAAAAATCGCAGAAATTGACTATGAGGAATATGGTCTGGAAATGCTTAAGGCAGGAACAGATTTAAGTGATTTCTCAATTGAAGAAATTCTATCTCTTGATGCAAAACAAATTGACTTTAAAGATGTGAAATCAATTGTAAATCAAGTCAATACTGCTGACATCGATGAAGTCATGGAAATGAAAGAAGAACTTGAAGAAGAGATGAATAGGATAATTGATGAGGAAAATTTAGATTTATTCATGCTTTTGATAACTGATATTGTTAACAGCAATTCCCAGGTAATTGTACTTGGGGAACAATCAAGTCTTGTTGAAAAAGCATATGACGTCGAATTAGAAGATAACACTGTTTTACTTGTAGGTGTTGTTTCACGTAAAAAACAAGTAGTCCCTATTATGACAGATAATGCATAA
- a CDS encoding ribonuclease VapC produces MEICYVLDASAFINGFKLNSYNNFTVPEITAEIKDFESRLVFDMALEDGKLVIQEVPSKYITCVNDIISDSGDILRLSLPDKKLISLAYMFKQEGKNVKVISDDYTIQNTLKIMEIPYSGIITDGIKEIYNWKKVCEGCKKEFDEDYPFDDCEICGSKIFKKRIRVNR; encoded by the coding sequence ATGGAAATTTGTTATGTATTGGATGCATCAGCGTTTATTAATGGATTTAAATTAAATTCATATAATAATTTCACAGTTCCCGAAATCACCGCTGAAATCAAGGATTTTGAATCCAGGCTGGTTTTTGACATGGCCCTTGAAGACGGCAAACTGGTCATACAAGAAGTACCATCAAAGTATATAACTTGTGTCAATGATATTATATCTGATTCTGGTGATATTTTAAGGTTATCATTGCCTGACAAAAAACTGATTTCACTTGCCTACATGTTCAAACAGGAAGGTAAAAACGTTAAGGTAATCAGTGACGATTACACTATTCAAAATACTTTAAAAATCATGGAAATTCCATATTCAGGAATTATAACCGACGGCATCAAAGAGATTTACAACTGGAAAAAGGTTTGTGAGGGTTGCAAAAAGGAATTTGATGAGGACTATCCCTTTGATGATTGTGAAATTTGTGGATCTAAAATATTTAAAAAGAGAATCAGGGTGAACAGATGA
- a CDS encoding DUF2117 domain-containing protein gives MRIGIVVHGPNIIDSGYALKLIELLKEYGDVSVRLGGTMGRTAVIDASLENVIDISKKLVPSDSLKIFHDDNVDMIFLLNYGKSDVTGQVFGYKVYNHYAEKITDNDIPVIQIERPGEEDGSIIPWNNDSKIVKELSQKLNLAIVTPEEVYDNHIRQDNPGFNQRIVHGVSPGENIMVNSVVIGKTNSDRLTLIAKDNRIVDIVGGELKVHGLEKLGDVDLDSAIIKTGLLRKSKVTPRVISTDKPRDFKITFLDHAGEDVYRFRDSSVVITVGDDTTLISSDILYRFDIPIIGITDGDLDKVVEDGFKVKNSIIFEVESGFDDIVGQDIKRIIFEGKRESCSYSNIDEVKDKIVEIINNINCKYKISYIE, from the coding sequence ATGAGGATTGGTATTGTAGTTCATGGTCCAAACATTATTGACTCAGGATATGCGTTAAAGTTAATCGAATTGCTTAAAGAGTATGGTGATGTCTCAGTCAGGCTTGGGGGAACAATGGGAAGAACTGCTGTCATTGATGCAAGTCTAGAAAATGTAATTGACATTTCAAAGAAACTGGTTCCAAGTGATTCCCTGAAAATATTTCATGATGATAATGTTGATATGATTTTTCTTTTGAATTATGGAAAATCCGATGTTACTGGCCAAGTGTTCGGTTATAAGGTGTATAATCATTATGCTGAAAAGATAACTGACAATGACATTCCAGTAATCCAAATAGAAAGGCCAGGTGAGGAAGACGGCAGCATCATTCCTTGGAATAATGATTCGAAAATAGTTAAGGAATTGTCTCAAAAATTGAATCTAGCCATTGTCACACCTGAAGAGGTATATGATAATCATATAAGGCAGGATAATCCTGGCTTCAATCAAAGAATTGTTCATGGCGTAAGTCCTGGTGAGAATATAATGGTTAACAGTGTTGTCATCGGAAAAACAAATTCGGACAGGCTCACCTTAATTGCAAAGGACAATCGCATTGTTGATATTGTTGGCGGTGAACTTAAGGTTCATGGCCTTGAAAAGCTAGGTGATGTTGATCTTGATTCGGCAATTATTAAAACTGGTCTTTTAAGGAAATCCAAAGTCACACCAAGGGTTATTTCAACCGATAAGCCACGTGATTTTAAAATTACATTTTTGGATCATGCCGGTGAAGACGTCTACAGATTTAGAGATTCTAGTGTGGTAATCACTGTTGGCGATGATACAACTCTAATATCTTCAGACATTCTATACAGATTTGATATACCTATAATTGGAATAACTGATGGGGATTTGGACAAGGTCGTTGAAGATGGATTTAAGGTTAAAAATTCTATCATCTTTGAGGTTGAAAGCGGTTTTGATGACATCGTTGGCCAAGATATTAAAAGAATAATCTTTGAGGGCAAACGGGAATCATGCAGTTACTCAAACATCGATGAAGTTAAAGACAAAATTGTTGAAATAATAAATAATATTAATTGCAAATACAAAATTAGTTATATTGAATAA